The following proteins are co-located in the Amycolatopsis tolypomycina genome:
- a CDS encoding response regulator produces the protein MIRVLLADDQVLVRAGFRVLLETEDGFEVVGEAGDGEQAVAGALEHQPDIVVMDVRMPGVDGLEATRRITANPELAGTKVLVLTTFDVDEYVYEALRAGASGFLLKDTEPVELLRALRVVASGEALLAPTVTRRLIQEFVGRPENRRIDTSAVREITDREREVLGLVAGGMSNDEIAAHLVISTATARTHVSRIMTKIGARDRAQLVVLAYESGLVTPRRPA, from the coding sequence ATGATCCGCGTCCTGCTGGCCGACGACCAGGTCCTGGTCCGCGCCGGGTTCCGCGTGCTGCTGGAGACCGAAGACGGCTTCGAGGTCGTCGGTGAGGCCGGTGACGGCGAGCAGGCGGTCGCCGGCGCGCTCGAGCACCAGCCCGACATCGTCGTGATGGACGTCCGCATGCCGGGCGTCGACGGCCTGGAGGCGACCCGCCGGATCACCGCGAACCCCGAGCTCGCCGGGACGAAGGTGCTGGTCCTGACCACGTTCGACGTCGACGAGTACGTCTACGAGGCCCTGCGCGCGGGGGCGAGCGGGTTCCTGCTGAAGGACACCGAGCCGGTGGAACTGCTGCGCGCGCTGCGGGTCGTCGCGAGCGGGGAGGCGCTGCTGGCGCCGACGGTCACCCGCCGGCTGATCCAGGAGTTCGTCGGCCGGCCGGAGAACCGGCGCATCGACACCAGCGCCGTCCGCGAGATCACCGACCGCGAACGCGAGGTGCTCGGCCTGGTCGCCGGCGGGATGTCGAACGACGAAATCGCCGCCCACCTGGTGATCTCGACGGCGACCGCGCGCACCCACGTCAGCCGCATCATGACGAAGATCGGCGCGCGCGACCGAGCCCAGCTGGTGGTGCTGGCCTACGAGTCCGGGCTCGTCACACCGCGTCGCCCCGCCTGA
- a CDS encoding SHOCT domain-containing protein, which produces MTWQEELRKLDEELAAGNLTADEYRARRDRVLSMAVSTGDQSQAAAQPAQPQAPSTAADTQIIAPVSPPAQPDQQAGSAEATQVVSAADAAGAERTQVVPQWQQQQQQQHPNSPSGGFPQPMQQPPYAQHSPAGGFAQPMQQQQQNPWGAPQQDASPPWGGSEFPPLAPPSNNADWISQGPESFQTQPSSGKGKKIAFAVVAVLVVAGLGFGVWALFIKDGGTGSAPPVAQSSSPQPPPAPTVKPLPEPPAPKPEPGDNSSALVTPAGTTRAGGGEFDMDKLESAKYLPTTVIEKAKSGGMTEGLLKTTKDGDVTLGLFALEMPNAQAAAAVAAEYGNAEQEGGLTVNRNLSLHGVPVYSAADSTQQVYRAVYVLYNRVIIIDSFGPSKDATLSSFKTLLTAQVQKAPPTERTNN; this is translated from the coding sequence GTGACCTGGCAGGAAGAGCTGCGCAAGCTCGACGAGGAGCTGGCGGCAGGCAACCTGACGGCCGACGAATACCGGGCGCGACGTGATCGGGTGCTGTCCATGGCCGTCTCGACCGGCGACCAGTCGCAGGCCGCGGCCCAGCCCGCGCAGCCGCAGGCGCCGAGCACCGCGGCCGACACGCAGATCATCGCGCCGGTGTCCCCGCCTGCTCAGCCGGACCAGCAGGCGGGCTCGGCCGAGGCGACCCAGGTCGTCTCGGCGGCCGACGCCGCGGGGGCCGAGCGGACCCAGGTGGTCCCGCAGTGGCAGCAACAGCAGCAGCAGCAGCACCCGAACTCGCCCTCGGGCGGGTTCCCGCAGCCGATGCAGCAGCCGCCGTACGCGCAGCACTCGCCGGCCGGCGGGTTCGCCCAGCCGATGCAGCAGCAGCAGCAGAACCCGTGGGGCGCGCCGCAGCAGGACGCCAGCCCGCCGTGGGGTGGCTCGGAGTTCCCGCCGCTGGCGCCGCCGTCGAACAACGCGGACTGGATCAGCCAGGGCCCGGAGAGCTTCCAGACGCAGCCGTCGTCGGGCAAGGGCAAGAAGATCGCCTTCGCCGTGGTCGCGGTGCTCGTGGTGGCGGGCCTCGGTTTCGGCGTCTGGGCGCTGTTCATCAAGGACGGCGGCACCGGGTCGGCGCCGCCGGTGGCGCAGAGCTCCAGCCCGCAGCCGCCGCCCGCGCCGACCGTCAAGCCGCTCCCCGAGCCGCCCGCGCCCAAGCCGGAGCCGGGCGACAACTCGTCGGCGCTGGTCACCCCGGCGGGCACCACCCGCGCCGGCGGCGGCGAGTTCGACATGGACAAGCTGGAGTCGGCCAAGTACCTGCCGACCACGGTCATCGAGAAGGCCAAGTCGGGCGGCATGACCGAGGGCCTGCTCAAGACGACCAAGGACGGCGACGTCACGCTGGGCCTGTTCGCGCTAGAGATGCCGAACGCGCAGGCCGCGGCCGCGGTGGCCGCCGAGTACGGCAACGCCGAGCAGGAAGGCGGCCTGACCGTCAACCGGAACCTGTCGCTGCACGGGGTGCCGGTCTACTCGGCGGCGGACAGCACCCAGCAGGTGTACCGCGCGGTCTACGTGCTCTACAACCGGGTCATCATCATCGACTCGTTCGGCCCGTCCAAGGACGCGACGCTCAGCTCGTTCAAGACGCTGCTGACCGCGCAGGTCCAGAAGGCGCCGCCGACGGAGCGCACCAACAACTGA
- a CDS encoding alginate O-acetyltransferase AlgX-related protein, whose product MSFRPPSQLPAEQGLPRTPESFLPKEHNLYRPRHSKRQRTALACAAVFFVTPLLLSVVGVRATAFENRPLREFPSLADGWGFFTGMSGWATDHLPLRQAGVQAADAVSTGVFGDPPGSGQGTAHDGGTVGVDQGKPDNGDIPGYVYPTVLPGKDGWLYLGEDVNARCRPVMSTDQVIAALRKLRAAVERSGRKFELVFAPDKYSEEPAHLPDTYVGKPCAQARTAEFWNRVPRETGAIDLRPALADAEKRVGHPLYDKNDTHWSFDGGLVMTYALGAAIAPGSTAGWQAAPTGVRPWPADLARVLGRDEQRQLTTYSLSTDGGADRTRYIASDFKSPLQLSQPDGAKPAGSIAPNMAVVADSFTQFASPFLAAACQDVTIVHAETVAQSTAQEMTSLFADRDIVTFELVERSVIGGSTALLRDQTIDLLGQVLAAHPR is encoded by the coding sequence GTGTCGTTCCGTCCTCCGTCGCAGTTGCCCGCCGAGCAGGGCCTGCCGAGGACCCCGGAGTCGTTCCTGCCGAAGGAGCACAACCTCTACCGGCCCCGGCACAGCAAGCGCCAGCGCACGGCACTGGCCTGCGCGGCCGTCTTCTTCGTCACGCCGCTGCTGCTTTCGGTGGTCGGCGTGCGCGCCACCGCCTTCGAAAACCGGCCGCTGCGCGAGTTCCCCAGCCTGGCCGACGGCTGGGGCTTCTTCACCGGCATGTCCGGCTGGGCGACCGACCACCTGCCGCTGCGGCAGGCCGGGGTCCAGGCCGCCGACGCCGTCAGCACCGGCGTCTTCGGCGACCCGCCCGGCTCGGGGCAGGGCACGGCCCACGACGGCGGCACGGTCGGCGTCGACCAGGGCAAGCCCGACAACGGCGACATCCCGGGGTACGTCTACCCCACCGTGCTGCCGGGCAAGGACGGCTGGCTGTACCTCGGCGAAGACGTCAACGCCCGGTGCCGCCCGGTGATGAGCACCGACCAGGTCATCGCCGCGCTGCGGAAGCTGCGGGCCGCCGTGGAGCGCTCCGGGCGGAAGTTCGAGCTGGTCTTCGCGCCGGACAAGTACAGCGAAGAGCCCGCGCACCTGCCCGACACCTACGTCGGCAAGCCGTGCGCCCAGGCGCGCACGGCCGAGTTCTGGAACCGCGTGCCGCGCGAGACCGGCGCGATCGACCTGCGGCCCGCGCTCGCCGACGCGGAGAAGCGCGTCGGGCACCCGCTGTACGACAAGAACGACACGCACTGGTCGTTCGACGGCGGCCTGGTCATGACGTACGCGCTGGGTGCGGCGATCGCGCCCGGCAGCACCGCGGGCTGGCAGGCGGCGCCCACCGGCGTCCGGCCGTGGCCCGCGGACCTGGCCAGGGTGCTCGGCCGCGACGAGCAGCGGCAGCTGACGACGTACAGCCTGTCCACCGACGGCGGGGCCGACCGCACCCGCTACATCGCCAGCGACTTCAAGAGCCCGTTGCAGCTGAGCCAGCCCGACGGCGCCAAGCCTGCCGGTTCGATCGCCCCGAACATGGCGGTCGTGGCCGACTCGTTCACCCAGTTCGCCAGCCCGTTCCTGGCCGCCGCCTGCCAGGACGTCACCATCGTGCACGCCGAAACGGTTGCGCAGAGCACCGCGCAGGAGATGACGAGCCTGTTCGCCGACCGCGACATCGTCACTTTCGAACTGGTCGAACGCAGCGTGATCGGCGGGTCGACGGCACTGCTGCGCGACCAGACCATCGACCTGCTCGGCCAGGTGCTGGCCGCCCACCCCCGCTGA
- a CDS encoding SAM-dependent methyltransferase: protein MSGGRGLGYDQRLARERETFAGQEEIHGNLPPSAHRWSNRHVRPKLEALGVPGLDELIVGQIAERARQLSRDAVVLSLGSGNGDQELGWLRGLAAEGLANVRLRLLELNPEMQARAEASAREQGVADRVELITADFNTWRADAEHDVVVGFQALHHVLDLEHLYAQIKDSLTADGVLVVHDMIGRNGHRRWPEAHEVVDRIWATLPPELRRNGLTGEIDAQFVDVDCAADGFEGIRAQDVLPVLLDFLHPSLFLPYGNVIDPFVDRIYGHNFDMDDPAHVALIDEIGVLDDSLLDLGLVTGTRLTALFHPTPQPLRVHGTRTPERSVRDTRVVDPAGRVSFRPGGTNGERLVRGAGLVTGRMNGIAHDDWAAPSIEFPVLTTAEVDALEFKTYLPDDATEYGTVTVSVDGVPVAKADVGPGLTELVLPVRLAAHRQVRLSFDADWSVTAGGDRRTLAYVLVGLGLR from the coding sequence ATGAGCGGTGGCCGAGGACTTGGCTACGACCAGCGGCTGGCCAGGGAGCGCGAAACCTTCGCCGGCCAGGAGGAGATCCACGGCAACCTGCCGCCGTCGGCGCACCGGTGGTCCAACCGGCACGTGCGCCCGAAGCTCGAAGCGCTCGGCGTCCCCGGCCTCGACGAGCTGATCGTCGGGCAGATCGCCGAGCGCGCGCGGCAGCTTTCCCGCGACGCCGTCGTGCTTTCGCTGGGCAGCGGCAACGGCGACCAGGAGCTCGGCTGGCTGCGCGGGCTCGCCGCCGAAGGCCTGGCCAACGTGCGGCTGCGGCTGCTGGAGCTGAACCCCGAGATGCAGGCGCGCGCCGAGGCGTCGGCCCGCGAGCAGGGCGTGGCCGACCGCGTCGAGCTGATCACCGCCGACTTCAACACCTGGCGCGCCGACGCCGAACACGACGTCGTCGTCGGCTTCCAGGCCCTGCACCACGTGCTGGACCTCGAACACCTCTACGCGCAGATCAAGGACAGCCTCACCGCCGACGGCGTCCTGGTCGTGCACGACATGATCGGCCGCAACGGGCACCGCCGGTGGCCCGAGGCCCACGAGGTCGTCGACCGGATCTGGGCGACGCTGCCGCCGGAGCTGCGCCGCAACGGCCTCACCGGCGAGATCGACGCGCAGTTCGTCGACGTCGACTGCGCCGCGGACGGCTTCGAGGGCATCCGCGCGCAGGACGTCCTGCCGGTGCTCCTCGACTTCCTGCACCCGAGCCTGTTCCTGCCCTACGGCAACGTGATCGACCCGTTCGTCGACCGCATCTACGGCCACAACTTCGACATGGACGACCCGGCTCACGTCGCGTTGATCGACGAGATCGGCGTCCTCGACGACAGCCTGCTCGATCTCGGGCTCGTCACGGGCACCCGGCTGACCGCGCTCTTCCACCCCACACCGCAGCCGCTGCGCGTCCACGGCACCCGCACGCCCGAGCGGTCGGTGCGCGACACCCGGGTCGTCGACCCGGCCGGGCGTGTCTCCTTCCGGCCCGGCGGCACCAACGGCGAACGGCTGGTGCGCGGCGCCGGCCTGGTCACCGGCCGGATGAACGGCATCGCCCACGACGACTGGGCGGCGCCGTCGATCGAGTTCCCGGTGCTCACCACGGCCGAGGTCGACGCGCTCGAGTTCAAGACCTACCTGCCCGACGACGCCACCGAGTACGGCACCGTCACCGTGTCCGTCGACGGCGTCCCGGTCGCGAAGGCCGACGTCGGTCCGGGCCTGACCGAGCTGGTGCTGCCCGTCCGGCTGGCCGCGCACCGGCAGGTGCGGCTCTCGTTCGACGCGGACTGGTCGGTGACGGCGGGCGGAGATCGCCGCACCCTGGCGTACGTCCTGGTCGGACTGGGCCTCCGCTAA
- a CDS encoding glycosyltransferase — translation MGKGTSGDRLIEWTGERCVPWTDDLQVIYEHYHRYAFASRFTAGKRVLDLASGEGYGAALVAASAAEVVGLEIDPRTVEHARTRYPRVRFEVGSITDPAALDGEVFDVITCFEAIEHVDEQDRLMELVRNRLAPGGVFLCSTPDIEVYTHDHGNENPYHVHELTESAFRELLAGSFEHVVVLRQNVAVGSLIHDNGAGTGAEVFALQADDADGWVIEPGAPHTYFVSVASAEPIDVPSTSAMIDPKLTLVARAAAEAGRLRDGLGRAEAERDQAKTAVTRLTGELAQVTAAERRAAAERDEALRQAERAREDRQRAADELNRLQRKAGYDRERLEWLAGNNTSLSETIGRLAAENEKLRAETSALVQRAIGKYRGTIEKYAPRGTRRRDFYETALGRPAGVLPGDPVAVPGPVAVTTSDQPIVSVVIPVYGNWRFTRGCLDSIQRHLPSTPFEVIVVDDASPDDSADRVAGCAGVRQVRAPKNLGFVGACNLGAEHARGDFVMFLNNDTEVTAGWLDELVAVVETRPDVGLVGSKLVYPDGRLQECGGIIWADGTGWNYGRLQNPDAPWYQALRDVDYCSGAALLVRRELFERIGGFDKRFAPAYYEDTDLAFAVRAAGYRTMVQPASVVVHHEGITNGTDVSSGVKRHQELNRGIFVDKWSVQLRDHFPEASPRAVWAGRQRTKDGHRGGTVLVADHQVPMPDKDSGSVRMFRILELLVGLGHRVVFMPLNNALHEPYVDALYRAGVTVITGLGEQLEFLRDAGPDLSLAVLSRPHVAWQLLEQVREHAPDCVIAYDTVDLHFVRLNRQADLAAQLGNTREELTLRRRAEVLRESELGLTRATDVTFVVSDVERALLRELVPSARVEVLSNVHYADGSVAVPEGRSGVLFVGSFDHLPNRDAARWLAEEIMPLVRRRRPDAVAQIVGSNPPQEMFDLARDGVVVRGWVPNLDSAYGEARVVVAPLRFGAGVKGKLGESLGYGVPVVATPLAAEGMHLTHGRDVLVGGTAQELADEIVTVLEDDKLWQRLSEEGKTVVDRLFGADVARETLAGVLDRRG, via the coding sequence ATGGGCAAGGGGACGAGCGGTGACCGGCTGATCGAGTGGACCGGCGAGCGGTGCGTGCCGTGGACCGACGATCTCCAGGTGATCTACGAGCACTACCACCGCTACGCGTTCGCGAGCCGGTTCACCGCGGGCAAGCGCGTCCTCGACCTGGCCAGCGGCGAGGGCTACGGCGCCGCGCTGGTCGCCGCGTCGGCCGCCGAGGTCGTCGGGCTGGAGATCGACCCGCGGACCGTCGAGCACGCCCGCACCCGCTACCCGCGCGTCCGCTTCGAGGTCGGCTCGATCACCGACCCGGCCGCGCTCGACGGCGAGGTCTTCGACGTCATCACGTGCTTCGAGGCCATCGAGCACGTCGACGAGCAGGACCGGCTGATGGAGCTGGTCCGCAACCGGCTCGCGCCGGGCGGGGTGTTCCTCTGCAGCACCCCGGACATCGAGGTCTACACGCACGACCACGGCAACGAGAACCCGTACCACGTGCACGAGCTCACCGAGTCCGCGTTCCGCGAGCTGCTGGCGGGCAGCTTCGAGCACGTCGTCGTGCTGCGCCAGAACGTCGCCGTCGGCTCGCTGATCCACGACAACGGCGCGGGGACCGGCGCGGAGGTCTTCGCGCTCCAGGCCGACGACGCCGACGGCTGGGTCATCGAGCCCGGCGCGCCGCACACGTACTTCGTCTCCGTCGCGTCGGCCGAGCCGATCGACGTGCCCTCGACGTCGGCGATGATCGACCCGAAGCTGACCCTCGTGGCCCGCGCCGCCGCCGAAGCGGGCCGCCTGCGCGACGGGCTGGGCCGCGCCGAAGCCGAGCGGGACCAGGCGAAGACGGCGGTCACCCGGCTCACCGGCGAACTCGCCCAGGTCACCGCCGCCGAACGGCGGGCCGCGGCCGAGCGCGACGAGGCGCTCCGGCAGGCCGAACGCGCCCGCGAAGACCGGCAGCGCGCGGCCGACGAGCTGAACCGGCTGCAGCGCAAGGCGGGCTACGACCGCGAACGGCTGGAGTGGCTGGCCGGCAACAACACCAGCCTCAGCGAGACCATCGGCAGGCTCGCCGCCGAGAACGAGAAGCTGCGCGCCGAGACGTCCGCCCTGGTCCAGCGGGCGATCGGGAAGTACCGCGGCACCATCGAGAAGTACGCACCGCGCGGCACCCGCCGCCGCGACTTCTACGAGACGGCGCTCGGCCGGCCCGCCGGGGTGCTGCCCGGCGACCCGGTCGCGGTGCCCGGACCGGTCGCGGTGACCACCAGCGACCAGCCGATCGTCAGCGTCGTCATCCCGGTCTACGGCAACTGGCGGTTCACCCGCGGCTGCCTCGACTCGATCCAGCGCCACCTGCCGTCGACGCCGTTCGAGGTGATCGTCGTCGACGACGCCTCGCCGGACGACTCCGCCGACCGCGTCGCCGGCTGTGCCGGGGTCCGGCAGGTCCGCGCGCCGAAGAACCTGGGGTTCGTCGGCGCCTGCAACCTCGGCGCCGAGCACGCGCGCGGCGACTTCGTCATGTTCCTCAACAACGACACCGAGGTCACCGCGGGCTGGCTCGACGAGCTGGTCGCCGTCGTCGAGACGCGGCCGGACGTCGGGCTCGTCGGGTCCAAGCTGGTCTACCCGGACGGCCGCCTGCAGGAGTGCGGCGGCATCATCTGGGCCGACGGCACCGGCTGGAACTACGGCAGGCTGCAGAACCCGGACGCCCCCTGGTACCAGGCGCTGCGGGACGTCGACTACTGCTCGGGCGCGGCCCTGCTCGTCCGGCGGGAGCTGTTCGAGCGGATCGGCGGCTTCGACAAGCGCTTCGCCCCCGCGTACTACGAAGACACCGACCTCGCGTTCGCCGTGCGGGCGGCGGGGTACCGGACGATGGTCCAGCCCGCGTCGGTCGTCGTGCACCACGAAGGCATCACCAACGGCACGGACGTCTCCTCCGGCGTGAAGCGCCACCAGGAGCTCAACCGCGGCATCTTCGTCGACAAGTGGAGCGTCCAGCTGCGCGACCACTTCCCCGAGGCGAGCCCGCGCGCGGTGTGGGCCGGGCGGCAGCGCACGAAGGACGGCCACCGCGGCGGCACCGTGCTCGTCGCCGACCACCAGGTGCCGATGCCGGACAAGGACTCCGGCTCGGTGCGGATGTTCCGCATCCTCGAACTGCTCGTCGGCCTCGGCCACCGGGTCGTGTTCATGCCGCTCAACAACGCGCTCCACGAACCGTACGTCGATGCGCTGTACCGCGCGGGCGTCACGGTGATCACCGGGCTCGGCGAACAGCTGGAGTTCCTGCGCGACGCCGGCCCCGACCTGAGCCTGGCCGTGCTGTCGCGGCCGCACGTCGCCTGGCAGCTGCTGGAGCAGGTCCGCGAGCACGCGCCGGACTGCGTCATCGCCTACGACACGGTCGACCTGCACTTCGTCCGGCTCAACCGCCAGGCCGACCTGGCCGCGCAGCTGGGCAACACGCGCGAAGAGCTGACGCTGCGGCGGCGTGCCGAAGTGCTGCGGGAGTCCGAGCTCGGCCTCACCCGCGCCACCGACGTCACGTTCGTGGTGTCCGATGTGGAGCGTGCGTTGCTGCGGGAGCTCGTGCCGTCGGCGCGCGTCGAGGTGCTGTCCAACGTGCACTACGCCGACGGCTCGGTGGCGGTCCCGGAAGGACGGTCGGGCGTGCTGTTCGTCGGCAGCTTCGACCACCTGCCCAACCGGGACGCGGCGCGCTGGCTGGCGGAGGAGATCATGCCGCTGGTGCGGCGCCGCCGCCCGGACGCGGTCGCCCAGATCGTCGGCAGCAACCCGCCGCAGGAGATGTTCGACCTCGCCCGCGACGGCGTCGTCGTCCGCGGCTGGGTGCCGAACCTCGACAGCGCCTACGGCGAGGCCCGCGTGGTCGTCGCGCCGCTGCGCTTCGGCGCGGGCGTGAAGGGCAAGCTGGGGGAGAGCCTCGGCTACGGCGTCCCGGTCGTCGCCACCCCGCTGGCCGCCGAGGGCATGCACCTGACGCACGGCCGGGACGTCCTCGTCGGCGGCACGGCGCAGGAGCTCGCCGACGAGATCGTCACCGTGCTCGAGGACGACAAGCTGTGGCAGCGGCTGTCCGAAGAGGGCAAGACCGTCGTCGACCGCCTCTTCGGCGCCGACGTCGCCAGGGAGACGCTGGCCGGGGTGCTCGACCGGCGCGGGTGA
- a CDS encoding serine/threonine-protein kinase, translating into MRLVAGRYAISAELGRGGMGVVWRAEDTVLGRPVALKELATPPGTNLERVMREARTAGRLNDPGVVTVYDVVREQGATFIVMELVVAPTLADVIGREGPLANDRVAALGLQVLGALESAHRAGIVHRDVKPSNIMVLPGDRVKLADFGIARAMDDPGLTQTGGVMGSPGYMAPELFAGAGPSPASDLWSLGATLFHAAEGRAPFQRTTTAATLHAIMYDQPVLERCRGPLAEAVRGLLTQATPDRLDASGLRRWLETARTAITDAPTQAVDPAELPTIVFEPVTSKVAAPTPTTADWDPPRKKRLPLVLAGAAVAVVAALAAIFLLKPGGTTPVADAGAPPASAAPVAEPLPGPTAAPSTSASPTPASASSAPPATSLSVLPGASTVTPPSTSASGEPEQPKPAMVPLTRYHHPDGAHFSATKKIGPPPGFTSEGVFGSLVATAEPGTRKFYACKVTGQNDWFTSTDQSGNCEGQQTIGLLGYAYANPPTWASARAIYRCNAGGSHFDSLSAGCEGKTKEFLMGYLVF; encoded by the coding sequence ATGAGACTGGTCGCGGGGCGGTACGCGATCTCGGCCGAGCTGGGCCGCGGCGGGATGGGCGTCGTCTGGCGCGCCGAAGACACGGTGCTCGGGCGCCCGGTCGCGCTGAAGGAGCTGGCCACGCCGCCGGGGACCAACCTCGAACGCGTCATGCGGGAAGCCCGCACGGCCGGCCGGCTCAACGACCCCGGTGTCGTCACGGTGTACGACGTCGTCCGCGAGCAGGGCGCCACGTTCATCGTCATGGAGCTGGTGGTGGCGCCGACGCTCGCCGACGTCATCGGGCGCGAAGGCCCGCTGGCCAACGACCGCGTCGCCGCGCTCGGCCTGCAGGTGCTCGGCGCGCTGGAGAGCGCGCACCGGGCCGGGATCGTGCACCGGGACGTCAAGCCCAGCAACATCATGGTGCTGCCCGGCGACCGGGTGAAGCTCGCCGACTTCGGCATCGCGCGGGCCATGGACGACCCGGGACTGACGCAGACCGGCGGGGTCATGGGCTCGCCCGGCTACATGGCGCCCGAGCTGTTCGCCGGCGCGGGGCCGTCGCCCGCGTCCGATCTCTGGTCGCTCGGCGCGACGCTGTTCCACGCCGCGGAAGGCCGGGCGCCGTTCCAGCGCACCACCACGGCCGCGACCCTGCACGCGATCATGTACGACCAGCCGGTGCTGGAACGCTGTCGCGGTCCGCTCGCCGAAGCCGTGCGCGGGCTGCTCACGCAGGCCACCCCGGACCGCCTCGACGCGTCCGGCCTGCGGCGGTGGCTGGAGACGGCGCGCACCGCGATCACCGACGCGCCGACACAGGCGGTCGACCCGGCCGAGCTGCCGACCATCGTCTTCGAACCGGTCACGTCGAAGGTCGCCGCACCCACGCCCACCACGGCGGACTGGGATCCGCCCCGGAAGAAGCGCCTGCCACTGGTGCTGGCCGGGGCGGCGGTCGCGGTCGTCGCCGCGCTGGCCGCGATCTTCCTCCTCAAGCCCGGCGGGACGACCCCGGTGGCGGACGCAGGCGCGCCCCCGGCGTCCGCGGCACCGGTGGCCGAGCCGCTGCCCGGCCCGACCGCCGCGCCGAGCACCAGCGCAAGCCCGACGCCGGCCAGTGCGTCCTCGGCGCCGCCGGCCACGAGCCTTTCGGTGCTGCCCGGCGCGAGCACGGTCACGCCGCCCAGCACGTCCGCGAGCGGCGAGCCCGAGCAGCCGAAGCCGGCGATGGTGCCGCTGACCCGCTACCACCACCCGGACGGCGCGCACTTCAGCGCCACGAAGAAGATCGGCCCGCCACCCGGGTTCACGAGCGAGGGGGTGTTCGGCTCGCTCGTGGCCACGGCCGAGCCCGGGACGCGCAAGTTCTACGCCTGCAAGGTGACGGGCCAGAACGACTGGTTCACCTCGACCGACCAGAGCGGCAACTGCGAAGGGCAGCAGACGATCGGTCTGCTCGGGTACGCGTACGCGAACCCTCCGACGTGGGCGTCGGCGCGGGCGATCTACCGGTGCAACGCCGGTGGAAGCCACTTCGACTCGCTCTCCGCCGGCTGCGAGGGCAAGACGAAGGAGTTCCTGATGGGCTACCTCGTGTTCTGA